Within Malus domestica chromosome 04, GDT2T_hap1, the genomic segment caactggtagctttgcggaaattacgggcagctttgtcagaaagcgcgtaatttgtactattcatccatccaccggctgccgacaatgagtgagggaatagttccggttgtgaagaaaagtcctataagtatctaccttcgccttccacagcaaaggcacaccctcccagcacttcttcatctccgagaatgtatttccaacacaccctTTCGAGTTACTCTatattccttattccttggggtacctctgcaaacaacccatccaaagcaaaagtatttcatatcatgaaggttgaaagcaagagtatctcatatcatgcattctccatgtccttttgcttgtctttgttctaacctgcaggacatggagaaattgctctcgagtactcgtcttccactgctgatgtacttccaaagaagctgccacatctacctgaagatcagataaggcaagcgaaaatgataccagcagcatgtggagacaacgtgcagaagaaacaagcagagaagaatgcagcttgcacaatcaacccagcataaggagtctgagttgaagaactagataagctgccacatctgcttggagaacaaataaggaattgagccTGCACAATCAACTCGAGAGCAGAAGGAatctgagttgaagaactcaagaagcttcaacaacatcgccaaagagcgaagcttcgccgtacaatatcatcaaatcatcacttgcaagtaaaaagctaagtgtcaccccgttcaagaggaaagctgtggaaagtcaacaagcacgaccaatgatcacttattagttctattcattgtcttttatagtgattttcaatttttcgtttgcaatttttttttacattttcttgcgttacttaattgaattatttcttttctttgcaggaatttttggttatttccacccttgaagttgattgcagaattttagcttggggggggtcatcgcttggttttactgcaaactagggaagttttcagtccaattgctttattttgtttcttattatttatttattttatttttatttgcattatagtgttttctgacattggggacaatgtccagtttaagtttgggggtaaagagtataaaaatgaccaaattgaaattttttttgtaccttcaactacgaacgagtttcatttgtttccatgttgttgctttttgttttcttaattagttttgttttctttaaaaaaaaataaaaataaaaatttaaaaaaaaaaatcagaaaatttaaaaatccaaaaatattgtcttgtttcccttattgttttgaattagatttttgttagtttcccgacccaatgatataattggatcaaatttgaaccatgatcatcaagaacttagttaacatgtgttttgtgaaattcctaattctcttgttagttttgtacatgtttgaccatctttgaaaaaccaaatgcacatagccttgttaatgtgaaactaaagtatgacttaaagcttcatatgtgaatttagtgaccatatacatcctatgtgagtttctgagcctattgaaagtgtgtgcatttttcatacactcctttttttttatgtgtgatgaacttatgtgagatacatctctagaacttgcgtaacgatctttcgaaatgtttgtctttgattgcatgaacttggaaatgatagaggcattaggtttaccactatggcccaaataaccatgtttcccaaagaaaaatgatatcattagattgccaatttgagccgtgtatgttgagccttttttatttcttatcaccagatatgtctacccttatacctgaaacatttttccttaccctttccaagcgagcaatgcaagatagtcttatgagaaacgtttatgaagtactttgaaggtgtttggcaaaagaataagtgtgggggtatttcatgtttgtatttaaaaaaaaaaaaaaaaaaaaaaagagaaaagagaagaaaagaaaaagaaaaagaaagattgtatacaaagaaaataaaaagtttttaaagtttcagtttaagggtgtggttggaggtgctagaagaatttctagagagcttgagttcttataaatctaaagaaaagaattgcttgcaatgtagcttggaacttgtgttttcctattctttcgtttcaataaccctatccctaaacctcattacatccaataaaagtcctcttgatttaagttttgcaattatgactgtggagaagtgatctttatgcaagcttatggtagaactttcacatttgattctttgagcgaaacacatttaaactaaacacatgtgtgattgagtgtatatcccgtgagaaggttgctagtttgcatatgatgattttaaaaatataaaatttttttgcattagcatggctatctcacacactacacttcaaggatgattcaaagattactgctaatatttgaataaggaagatgaacttggattagcttgtttggtgccagctatggttcttgttgatttgtgttctcgaatgaaattctatgagggtcacatagggggaagctaatgtttttcttgttacttcttgttctagttttctttgttttgctcgaggactagcaaaagttaagtgtgggggtgtttgatcggatcatatttatatatatttttacttcgaattcactcgtcttttcttagttagttccttatatttttgagctatttacgtatttttgtgtttataggatttgttatgcaaagaaaataaaaatagaacaagtgaaattttatgtaataaattcgtcaaaactgtctatgtaaatcagcttttaaataaaattaaaaaaagaaaaataatcatGATTTATGTTTTGTTAAAAGAATGAGGGAGAGTCGGTCAAAGAGGAAGTGGAGTGCACACTGATAAAAGGAAGGATAATAAAGGAAAGCAGAAGGAGTGCGGGACTGAGTGGAAATAATAAAAGAGGCAGTGCGCAGGGGACAGAGAGGAGTGGGGAGGACTCGGATTGgcagaaacaaaaaaaacaaacagaaaataatagaaaagaAGGCAGGAAGACCGAGGGGGACAGTGAGAAGTCAGAGGGAGAAGCAGGAATAAAAGAAGCAAACTGACAGAAGAGCAAAAGAAAGGAGATAGACACGGGGAGATGtgagagacgaagagaaagaCGCGGGCAGGGTCAGAAGGCAGGCGGGCAGATAGGAGCACAGGAAAAAACTGtgcggaaagaaaaaaaaacagaaaaaaaagataTAGAAGGGACGGGAGTGAGAGAGCAGCGAGGTCAGAGGGGTGAGAGAGACTGACAGTGAGGTCAGAGGCACGGGATTGGAAGGACTCAGATTGGCGAGCAGCGTGAGCCTCGGGGAGGAGAAAAACAGAAGCAAAGAAAGCTGCAAGCGGCCCTTGCAGCGTGAGCGCAGCGAGAAAGAAAGGCAGCTCGCAGGGGTTCAAAGGCACGGACAGACAGAAGCAGCAAGCtgccttctctctcggttaaatctttccaaacttatattttatttctgttttaataatgtgtaactaaatttattttggctagaggttaattcaaagccatgaatatatttgtaatatgaattgattaccttcagttgtgatttctgagttgtgatttaatttgcttaactgcttgattgataacttatttttgtatgtcgattaagaatgcatacttaatttacatgcatgaatttgatgctagaatataagtgaatttcacctaatcgttatgaacttatattcacaagtagtgaaggttgttatccacaatcgtgttaagtgaattctaggctggattaacatgcgtattccatagttatgaatgcctagtcaatgtttatgatttccgttgaacttaatgatctttgttgaatgtctctatcatgcgtattccatagttagggactttgatgaggaataatttggttgtaatgcgtattccattcaatccaatgaatctagggaaatctaagagttaatttaagcggacctaattaacttggaacattgtcattcacaatttattgaaagaacaactgaaaatcaatttaggttgcatatgtgtcatgtgtggagaagaaccctctagctagtccgtcacctatcctttcaccttaatttcatgcttttgtcaactctgtaatttatttaagtttaatttacttctcgtcaaaaccaaacccccccccattattaaattatattatttagttagttttcattgttgttagtcttttaattcaatttccgtccatttcagtgcctagtgtctaatttgattgttttcattattttgagtcattctaagtgtgtttcgagttattagagtttttagcctagttttgtgtccttgagtcttgtttaatatttttaaattaatttagaatagattagcaatccctcttaatccacggcctagaacgataccctacttacatctatactacaattgtcaaaaagtgggtttaatttgtgtgtcaagtaattctcacatcaagcacttgttactatgattgcatgaaacttatgccaagaatttacttaacgcgattgagatcatcaacctttactacttgtgaatataagtccataacgattaggtgaaatttccttatatcctagcattcaatttatgcatgataattaagcgtgcactctcaaccaacacacacaaatcaatgtaattcacatagataagtaaattgaattcacaacttatgaaacgcaattagaagtaatcaaatcatatcgcaagcataaacatgtatttcgaatccccccctagccaaggggggtttagttcctcatactcgcaaagcaaagatacataaatttagacattaaaatcaaaggaaagaaaacacctagaatgctccaacgtggcagcaagtgcatccaagaatcctccttcctccttgctgcgtcAGAGAACTTTAGACaggttttttggggttttttgtggtgtagaatggatggggaatggtagggaaggctttagggttgatgggtggtgcggctagggttgtttttaggcagaaatttgggagaaTGGAGGTGGAAGGGTGCGGCAGAGACtagggcagatttctggcgtgatttATGAATGTGAGAGGTGGTGTCAATGAATGGGTGCAGCaccatgtatttatagggtccTAAAAgtctagcaaatcagattaggacTTGGAGGATTAAATCCCATCAGGAAAGggcttaaaacaatcagattttgggtAGGAAAGGtcctcctaggtgcggcaggaaTGGATTagaaggataaggcttctagatgaccttgcaaggcaaggaaatcaggtttctagaaggcctagggtgcggcactaAGGGATAAGGATAAGGTTTAGGTGTCCTAAATGGATAAGGTGCCCTAAATGGATAAGAACTCCTCATTTCACTTGGAAACTTTgcctattaggattaggaaaccatgtcttctttccttcttcatcttggaatccttttccttcttggtcttggaaaacttctttgttgcttctCTTGAGACCATTTGGATTTTGAGTTTCCTActccaagtaggaaaccttgtttgagtaggaatctttatcttctaggaatcccaatttcactaggaaacctatttcaactaggaatcctaattcaactaggattccatcttcaattagggactttgctacttcgactaggaaaccttgttcaagtaggaaacatcatcttcaaatcttcaatttcgtccatcctcttggctctaagcatatgatgtccattccaagctttaatttgctccaaaaggctccaaaatgcacccttttgcatactttgcccttaaaacctgaaaacacataaaactagcttaaaagactactttaactaaggaaaaacaacgtaaatgcaaaagaacaagctaactaaggcgcataaatatgctcctatcaccatccctagaccgagattcaacactaggctcttgttggatctaatcaaaggttcatagtcatcctaaggccctaaggcaactatatagtccatcaatgaatgcaaacctgataggagcatatttatgcgacttagttgctTGTTTTAGTGCTTTtatgttattagttcttagttattttagttcTTTAAgcttcttttgtgtgttttcaggttcataGGACGTATTTAGCgaaaggatgcattttggagccttttagagcagttttgggcttattATGGATAGCTTGTATAtgaagcaaggtggatggacgaactTGGAGTCAAAAGAGGTTAgaaacatgctaaaaatcagAAAAGGAAAGTTcatgacaaagaagataaggaaagtgcaagaaaagaggaaacattatccaaaaccttatccaaccttatcttatccaaaccttatcctatcttatcctaacctAATCTTGTTCCACCTTAATCCTAGCTACAAGTGGACCTAAAAACCATAATTTCTAGAGGCCCTATCTGACCCTAAAAGGGTGCCACACCTTCCCCCCCTTTTATGCCTTCTAGAATACCTAAAATCAGCCATAAGACACTTAGTTTCTAGAAGGCccaattttggacgaaaattctTAAACCTATTTCTAATTGGATTCTGATTTTATTTGGCCCTTTTTCTCTTGGATTTGGATTGTTTAAGTCTATATCTGAAACCAATTGGGCTAGGACTTAAGTTCCcaacctttgccgcaagccCTAAGGGCCCTAATCACTTGTATCTGCTAGGTTTAACCGTAATTCTGATTCCTAGGGTTTTTAccatgctatatatatatatggacctTAAGTTGTCGCACCCCCGCCCAACACATAACCTAAGCAGccattcatcattcatcacagaaattcgtccatacacaccctaggcggcaaaacaccccaaaaacaccattttaGCGCCTAGAAAATACAagcagccactccaccttcttccaccctttttgccgagttctccaccaccttccaaccatcaaacactcttccacactcaccctacacCCCTTGACGTGCTTCTACACCCCCCAAAATCCAGTCTACATcatcaaaacagcccagaaaccatcaacacccaatctgccgcaagcaaggaaaagggacagattcactcaattgtttggctcttcattctgagttgttgaacaattttaggtgtattctatcttatatttcaatgtctaattcctgtaatctttgttttgctttaagtatgattggctaaattcgttttggctaagggtgtattcaaaaccatgattatatatgtgaaataagttgattacttccagttatagttgcataagttgtgaatacaatttgcttaaccgtttgatttagaacttattcttgtatgttgattgagagtgcacgcttaatttgcatgcttgaatttggtgctaggatataagtttgtttcacctaatcgttatgaatttatattcgcaagtagtgaaggtcgctagttacgatcgtgttaagtagattcctggcaagagtatcatgcttttcatagttacaaatgccttgtcgatgcttatgatttccaaagaacgtaatgattctaacatGTGTCTTTATCATtctgttcatataaagaacttgttaggaataatttgtttgcgatgcatattcatccaattcaatgattctagggaaatctgaaggttaatttaagcggacctaattaacttggagtgtcgaggttcataacttattaaattgataactggaaattgatttacgttgcatatatttcatgtgtggagaagaaccccttggctattccatcatccattgattcatcacaattttgtcttacaatctgttttctttacaatctgcccatttaatttaatttcgtccaaacacaatccccccatattttgttgagtcttagtcattcaaatctgttttattttgtgtttttaagcatttggagtcataaacactttcaaattcgtccaaatcaagttctagtttctttttgagtcaatttgattgttttaggcagttttgagtgtttcaaatctgttttgagtcatagtagtcttgttagagtctttaagtttagtttttgtgtttttaaatcaatttatattagattagcacccctagttaatccccggttagaacgatccctacttacatcattactacaattgtcacaaatagggtttaatttgtgtgtcaacataattttcacatcaaattttggcgccgttgccggggattagcaaagttgctaatcccttgtcttgagtcttgtttaaattgtttagttttctgttttgtttttaaattttgcaccgtgtgtgtgtgttttgtttttgtgccgTGTATAGGCACCTTATTTCCTTACTTGTGCCGAGTCTATTAAGTTGGTTACTAACCTTGTTTGCTCTTGTGtgcaggtactagtttatgacccatagctcacaacctgttcatGAGCATATCttcgactttgacggtgattttgaaaggactttgagaaggaaatagaaattgcaagagtctaatcctcctagtcccgaacctgaattagaagagcaagaagttgaggttgaagaggagGCCACATCAAGGTTTGAAGAGGAAGTACCAACCATGGCAGCAGACAATCGAACCATCAAGGAGCTTTCTGGGTCGGGTTTGGCCAATGCAGCCCTCTTtgcatccaataccctaggGCAGCCCCTGAGAAGACCGGTGAatttgagttgaagtcaagtttgctacatcATATACCCAAGTTCCATGGGTTATCAATGGAGGACCCCAATAAGCATTTAAAGGAGTTCGAAGTagtatgctcaagtatgacaCCAGTGAACGTGGACAGcaacatattgaagatgaaggcttttcccttttctttgttggagaaggccaaggattggttgtatgagttggctcccggaactgtcacatcatgggagagtatgaagcaAGCCTTCTTAGAGAAGTTCTTTCCGACATCACGAGTCATTCTTCTTCGCAAAAAGAttagtggaattcagcaaagccaaggtgaatcttttccaacttattatgaacgttttaaaactcttgttgcttcatgtccacaacaccaaatgaaggaggagctacttcttcaatatttttacgaaggtcttttaccatttgaacggcaaatgttggatgcatccgcgggaggagctctagtggacaagacacctagggatgccaaaactctcattgctaatcgagcactcaatgcacaacaatatgaaggtgttgggcaaagagacaccccacggccacatcatgtaaatgaggtaagttctatttctgagttacaatcccaaatggctaaccttacgtctatgttatcgtagtttgttgaaggccccaaaacgcaaggaactacaatctgtggtgtatgctccattcaaggacaccaatctgatcaatgccctcaattaattgagaatggagggtgggaatctgccaatgctgtgggttatgggaatcaaaaccaaccaaggggtgatcctttctccaatacatacaatcAGGGATGGCGTGACgaccccaatttcagatggagagatgcaccacaatatgcccaacaaagtggattccgacaacccccgggtttctttccaaggccaatggcaccacaaccacctcctcaagcacaatcatcccaaaccaacccaggtacgtctatgaatgatgataaaacatatcagttactaaccacaatggcgcagggaatgcaaaacCAAGCAAATGAGGTTAATGAGCtaaagaagcaaatgggccaaatggccgaatttttgggacaattccgtgaaaatggtaagttaccaagcatTACGGTGGTCAATCCCAAGGGTGGTTTCGAATTTGCAAAAGCTATCACActaagaagtggaaaagaagtgagaaacaaggaagatgagaagatacaaaTCGAAGAAGAGGAGCAAACTTACCCCACGGTAAGGGTAGCACcacccatgccgcagccatctaagacCTCCCATCCATCCATCTCAGGTAAGAttgttccaaatgttgtgatttcgaacactaatctgcccaatgttcTTTTCCCTCGTAGATTTGCACAatcgaagaaggaagaaagcgAAAAGGACATTTTGGATACCTTTCGAAAAGTCCAAGTAAACATTCCTTTACTTGATGCTATTAAGCAAGTGCCCAGGTATGTAAAGTTTTTAAAAGAGTTATGCACAACTAGGAAacgaatttcaaacaaagaagttgtgaaagtaagtgaaaatgtatcCGCGGTTTTGCAACGAAAGTTACCTCCAAAGTGTAAGGATCCAGGGAGCTTTACTATCCCATGCATAATTggaaacactagatttgaacaatgcttgttagatttaggtgcttctattaatgttatgccatattccatttatgcatcaatgAACCTTGGTGAGTTAAAACAAGATGGCGTTATaattcaattggccgatcgttctaacgcttatcccaagggagtccttgaggatgttttagtgcaggttaatcatcgTATCTTTCATGCAGATTTTTATGTCTTAGAAATGGAGGATTCGagccatgctccatcattgccaatcttgctaggccgaccattcatgaaaacagcgagAACAAAGATAGACGTGTTTACAGGAACATTAACCATGGAGTTTGATGGGGACATTATtcgttttaatctttctgaaaccattaaatatccaattgaggaccattcttgttttgctattgacattgttgattctttggcaCAGGTACATTTAGATCGAATGaacgacgatgcacttgaaataGCCTTAGTGCACGGCATAGGAGCAAGAAATGAGGGTGGGGGAATCCTTGCAACCCACGGCATGGAATCTGACCATATTGTCGTGCCCCCTTGTGGTGAAGTGTTTGAAATGGTCGCGGCCCTCCAGTCATTGCCCTCACAATCTGGTAAGTCTCCACTCTCAATTTTAGATTCGGTTTTGGCTAACAAGTTACTTCCATCAATTGTGCAGCCACTTACACTTGAGTTAAAGCCATTACCTAGTCActtgaagtatgttttcttgggagaagatCAGACACTACCCGTCATCATATCTAGCTCACTCAcggcccaagaagaagacaagttgATAAGGGTGTTAAAGGAGCACAAATCTGCCATTGGATGGACCTTGGCGGATATCAAAGGCATTAGTCCCACCACGTGCATGCATTGCATCCTTTTGGAGGAGGGAGCCAAGCCATCTCGGGAGGCTCAACGTCGCCTTAATCCACCCATGTTGGAAGTAGTAAAAAATAAGGTTATAAAATTGCTTGATTGTGGTGTTATATATCCTatttctgatagtcgttgggtgtcaccCGTGCAAGTTGTTTCAAAGAAGTCCAGAGtcacggtggtgaagaatgaagaacaagaGCTTGTACCCACTCGTGTTGTGACCGGTTGgcgtgtttgtattgattacaggaagttaaatgccatgacaaggaaggatcactttccATTGCCATTCCTGgaccaaatgttagaaaggttagccggttataaattttattgctttcttgatggatattccggatataaccaaattatgatagctccggaggaccaagaaaagacaaccttcacgtgcccctttggcacctttgcatataggcgcatgccatttggtttgtgcaatgcccctgcgacatttcaacgatgcatggtgattatattttctgattatgtggagaagattattgagatattcatggataaTTTTAGCGTGTTAGGTAATTCATTCGATCATTGCTTGAATAATCTGACCTTAattttgaaacgttgtgttgaaacgaatcttgtgcttaattgggaaaaatgtcacttcatggttaagcaaggtattgttctaggacatattatttctgaaaaaggcattgaagtggataaatctaaggtagaccttgttcgtcacttaccctctccaacttcggttagagaggttc encodes:
- the LOC139195006 gene encoding uncharacterized protein, yielding MAQGMQNQANEVNELKKQMGQMAEFLGQFRENGKLPSITVVNPKGGFEFAKAITLRSGKEVRNKEDEKIQIEEEEQTYPTVRVAPPMPQPSKTSHPSISGKIVPNVVISNTNLPNVLFPRRFAQSKKEESEKDILDTFRKVQVNIPLLDAIKQVPRYVKFLKELCTTRKRISNKEVVKVSENVSAVLQRKLPPKCKDPGSFTIPCIIGNTRFEQCLLDLGASINVMPYSIYASMNLGELKQDGVIIQLADRSNAYPKGVLEDVLVQVNHRIFHADFYVLEMEDSSHAPSLPILLGRPFMKTARTKIDVFTGTLTMEFDGDIIRFNLSETIKYPIEDHSCFAIDIVDSLAQVHLDRMNDDALEIALVHGIGARNEGGGILATHGMESDHIVVPPCGEVFEMVAALQSLPSQSGKSPLSILDSVLANKLLPSIVQPLTLELKPLPSHLKYVFLGEDQTLPVIISSSLTAQEEDKLIRVLKEHKSAIGWTLADIKGISPTTCMHCILLEEGAKPSREAQRRLNPPMLEVVKNKVIKLLDCGVIYPISDSRWVSPVQVVSKKSRVTVVKNEEQELVPTRVVTGWRVCIDYRKLNAMTRKDHFPLPFLDQMLERLAALKYLFTKKEAKPRLIRWMLLLQEFDIEIRDKKGVENVVADHLSRMVHEEASPISKTFPDEQLMSI